The Onychostoma macrolepis isolate SWU-2019 chromosome 18, ASM1243209v1, whole genome shotgun sequence genome includes the window CTGTCCCTGTTTGTAGTGCacttttcttatttaaaacGTGTACTGCATCAGATACGACAAGTATATTTAAGATTCTATTTTATGAAATAGCTTTAAACCTCATCTACAGTGGCTAAAAATTAAAGGAACTTAGAATTATGAAGTCATTTTTGAGATTACAAATGACATTTTGGTTGACCCTTCAGGTCATATTACATGGCAAAAACCAACCAAATGCTTTCCTCTTATAGTTAAGGCAATTACGCAAACTAATGATACTAAAATCAGTGTTTTCAAACCTGTTATGGTAACTGTTACGGTTTTCATATTCCAAAATAATGTTCTACACTTATTATAGGCCTAATGTTCTTTTATTCCAGTTTAACCAGGCTCTAATAGCAGAAAAGCCCACATGCTTTGAGTCATCATTCCATGTGCGTTTCTACAGCATGTTACTCCCTCCAGTACGCAGCAAGTGGCGGGTGTGCAGATTTGGCCGGTGAATGTTAATGGAACACAGCAGAGCCATCTGTGAGTGTGGAAGTGCTGGAGAACACAGAAGCTTGCACTAAACCACAGATGAGAGTGGCATGAGTAAACCACCCTCCATTTGGAATACAACCAAATTGTTTTTACTACTCTTTCAGCTGTTATTTTGCACACATTTAGCTTACTAGCCAACCTATTACACCAAAACCGCAGGACAGCAAATCACAAAAGCAAAACAAGGTGGTGTTATTATAATCTaaaccattttatttcatgaaaaTACTAGCAATTGGCACTTATTTtacaataagaaaattaaacttgcccagaaaaaaaataaaataaatggaaagtATCACGTTTTAAAGAGTAAATCCATTTCTTAAGAAGACCATACAATCAAAGACAAACCACAAAAACAATGAGCAGTCACTCCACCAATGATTGGactttagaaaaataaatcCATTTGTGCAATTGAGAGACCATAGGCTCAGACGAATAAAGCATAGCTTTCAGTGCGTCCCACTAATGTTAGCGCTCCAATCATAAAAAGATTAGTCTGATTTACAATATCTCGCACCACACAAGCTTGGAATGAATCTTCCAGAACACAAGAACTTCCTGAGGGCTTGAATATGGGAGAACACAAGTCTACAAATGCTTATACTGAAGAAATGTGAAACGTATATTTGAGAAATAAATTTGGTTTAGATGTCAGTCTAAAAACTCTGCTACTATGTGTTAAGATCATATTCATATCAGAATTACAGCTCTTGCTGATAATGTTGTTACTGAACAAGAAGATAGGGAGAACATCTACATGTGTGAGTAcatattttttgtaacttaaGCATCTTATTTTATATACTTCTGTACATAACTTGAGTTTCAGATTCTGATATTATAATTTTGTGCATTCTATAGTAAATTCCGTTTGATCTTTCCACATGAGATTTCTCTAAAAATAACTGTCTGCGACGTATGACGGCTGTAGAATAGTGTTATCATTTCTTTGGTGAAGGTTTAAGTGATTCTACAATGGATTCAGCTGAAATATGTTTTACATTCACATGTTAGGCATAAGAGGTGAGGCTGCCACATACAGAACCTTATGGGCAAATTAGTGTCAAAGCAACATTGTATCACTCTAATATATACAGAAATAACAATGTGAAGGCCAAATCCTGGAGCCCACTTGAAAAGCAAATTCTTAATGACTTTGAATGTAAAAACAGGTCACAAATATGTCATTTAACCAACAAAAGCCACTTAACTCCAGCAGGAAATCTTATGTCATGAAATGATTACAATGTCAAAGTCCACACACAAGTGTGTGCAACTGTAATCTCTTGAAATATGCCCACAATCAGTGgcaaaatacatataaaacattGTGAAGTACagaaacaaatttaaatttctAGCCTTTGGCCTAATGGATTCATATAATCAGTGCAAAGTGAATGCAAGTTGATCCTCTCAAGCATAATTTAAGGGCAAGCTGGAATGGGCTTAAGTATGTACAGTTTTTACCTCATCCAAAACTTTATAAAAGACAAATTTAGTGTTAAGAaaggaaaatgaaaagaaactaacaagtaaaatatttataatgattaatttaaaaaaaacaaacatgtgcaAGATGACTCCACCTGTAACACAAGGCTAGCTCTGCTTTAAAGGTAGCTCGTAATGTTTCCTTTTCAAATGAAAAGTCCCATGTTACTCGAAGAACTCATCCGAAACCCGTTTGGAAAAAATACCATAGTTCTGTATCAAAGGAAACAAGTTGTTGGAACTGTTTGGGAAGTAAGGCCTCCATGTTTTGCATATGACGCCCAGGTGACTGTACCGCTTCCTCTCCTTGTAATGGCAGCCTGGTGTGCCAATGTCTTAGTGCTACAGGGTAGCCAGCACTCTGAGGAAggaaatgataaaaacacacaaCGACTGTCCTACTCCAAACACCAAGGCCTCCAAGGAGAACATACTCTTCCCAGCCGCTTTATAAACTCCAGCTATGGCTGCACCTGTAAGACATTTAAATTGATATGTAAAGCATACAAGTAAAATATCTAGTGACTGTTTAATCATTAAACGTAAAAATAAAcgattaaagggataattcaccctaaaatgaaaatttgatgtttatctgcttacccccagggcatccaagatgtaggtgactttgtttcttcaggagaacaaattttcatttttgggtgaactatccctttaaataccaacattttgtatgtctagatcaggggtgtccaatcctggtCCTCAAGGGCCAacgtcctgcagagtttagcgcCAGCTTGCCCCAACATATCAATCTGGAATACtgtagtaatcctgaagaccttgattactTTGGTTCAGGTGAGTTTAATTggggagctaaactctgcagctgGATTGGACACCCTTGGTCTACATGATTTTCATATTCATTATGACATATCTCAGATGTAgctagataaaaaataaatgaataaataaaacaagctaCATACTAGTAAGAACCCCTCCAAACAGCGGGCCGAtgatgcccatgagaaggatgccgATTGGGAAAAATCGTGCCATCTTATGTCTGCGGAGAGTTGCCAGAGCCAGGAGGGCAGCAGGCAGGTGGAACACCAATGAGGAGACAACAGCCCACAGGAACACCCCATACCACATCTCTGCCAAAGCAAAACATCAcattcaaaaacacattcaaagcCTGAAGATCAGCCAACAGTCTATAAAACCTTCCCACACCTGTGATGTAAACATCTCCCACGTAACCTTAGGAAAGATCTCAATGACTGGCATCATGGAAATTAGGACTGTTTGTTAGTGGTGAAGCGTCATTATTTATAATACTGTAAACTAAATTGAATATTTAACTACATATTTCCATCACACAACttgaagatagatagatagacagacagttagagagatggatgaatgaatgggtAGACAGATAAACACATAGATAGGCCTAAATGTTCAGACAGACTGACAGATAAACAGACGAATAAACGAATGGATAGACAGATGCATACATAGATAGTTAGATGGACTGACTGGTAGACAGATGGACTGATATACAAATGGATGGAGAGACCGATAGACGAATGGATATAGATAGAACAACAGGttgacagatagacagacattcATTACTAGAACAGAACAACAGAGAGATAGATAAATCTCTGAACAACAGAGAGATAGACATATCTGCCGAATGTCTATCATTCGTTCTCTAGTAATATCTGTCATTGTGTCTGTCCGTCTAATGATAGACAGAACAGACAGATAAATGTTTATCTGCCTATCTTTCTGCAGTAATATCTGTCATGATGTCTGTctaaagatagatagatagatgtctCCCTATCTATCTGTAGTAATATCTGTCGTTCTGTCTGCTTGTCTGTCAGActaaagatagatagatagatagatagatagatagatagatagatagatagatagatagataaatagatgtCTTTTCGCCTATCTCTATGTAGAAATACCTGTCCTCTGTTATGtctatctgtcgttctgtctacctgtctatagatatactaacaAACCAAATAGAACTACTATGCAGATAAAtagacagaaaaacagacagataAACAACGTTACATCTGTATATATCTATTGACCGCAATTTCCCAATAACACCgtaattttaacaaacaaaagcaTCCAAACTCATTTAACATTAGCCGGACAAGCTAACAAAGTAGCATTAGTTGCTAACCCATTATCAGTCTGAAAGCCTCGCCGCTTTTTCAATGCAGTGCCAATCATACAACACAATAATAGTGTCTTATAGCAGTACAATCACGAGCCGATCGAAATGATGTGTGATGTCTGCTGTGGTGTGAACACTCACCGGAGAAATCGCACAGAGAGGTGTCGTTCCTCCCGCAGTTGGTGACATTTTTCCTCGGCACCAAATTCAAACTGAGGATCTGCTTCACAAATCCTACGTTATATTCGTCCTGCATTTCTCTTAAGATCAACGGCGCGATCATGCGTGAGGAAAGTGTCAAGTCCGAATAACAGCATTAGAAAAGGAATGTGGGTTTGAGCTGAGCGTTTGTTTTTAGCACAGATGCTCATCCATCTGCATGAACGTCCATTTGAACTGCGGAAAGCCGGTGAGATGAGTGCGCGGATTTACTTTCATTAAACTAAAAGCACTGTCAACCTACCAATGCCCTGTAAGGTCGTTCAAAAAACGAGAACAATGTAATTTTAACGACCACAACTATGTCTGGTTTGAGATTATCTTGCTGTCACCTGCGATTTGCGACAGGCTCATGGGCGGGGACTTGTACGGTTTGTAGCGTCCGTCCCTTCTTGGTATCCGTAAAAACAGATTCGCATATCATATGGATAGAATGTGAAAGTTTAAGCTGAAATGACTTGAAGAAAagaatttagttttgttataatttatatttaattgtatttaattttattccaTTTTCTGTCCATAATTATTCCGTTTATtgtcgttgttgttgttaaatattttcaaatatttttttcactgttttttagCACAAGGTTGGTACatgaaaaagattttaaaaacaaacaaataaattataatagaaTAGGCAGGAGGGcagattttataatttaaaaaaaataatgtattaattttattaatttctttactcttttaatttgatatatttattataatgaccttataatataatatttgacctttatttacctttaataataataattttaaaaaagtaataatagtTGTAGTAGTAATAACTCAGTTtatcgttgttgttgttttaatcatttaaaaatattttaataaatattttctgtaattatttattgtcattGCAGCACattgtgaaaatgtatataatatttatgtaataatatgaataatgaaTATGCATAATTTTGTAATCGTATTTCAGTTCGtatgatacattttattattcattttaataatactttaCCTTTAATGATCttcaataataacaataacctagtttattattgttgttgttaattcatatttttaaaaatattttctgtcattgtttttttagcaCAAGCTTGGTACACTCTTGCAAAGAACTTGAAGTTGAAAAGAAACGAGAGCTCTGATTCTGAATGGAGGCAGATGGAGCTTTTATAGATCCGATGATGCTAGCAAGCTAACATGCTGGGCTTCTAGTAAGGCAATTTCACGTTTGCTCCAAGCTAGCTGGTTAGCCACTGTGTTTCATTTAGCGTAACGTTAGCTGTAATCGGAGTCTTTGATTTAGCTGCTAACACAGCGCATCACacagagaaataaaaatgaattattcgGATTACGACTCGGACGGCTATTCCTCAAATGAAGATGAAGACTATGTCCCTTCTGGTAAGAGATTTTAGCATGTTAGCATGCTTGTATATGAACAAGAGCACAGATGAAGCTAAGCTACTTTGTCTGTGCTctgcatatgtatatatatgctCCGTTTtaacattacatattatttaattcatgaTATATGATATGCAAAAACAATTACACAAAGAGTATCATAGATAACGCTCATTTTGGGTTCATACTTTCAGAATTATCTTCAATATATAACTTGCATCTATTATCTATTATTGTCCAATGTGTATACGGTATATTTATTCAGAATTCATTTGAATATTAAAGGTGTTTCCATGTGATAAGATTAACTAATATGGTAATTTATTGCTTtctaaaataagttaatttgGCTGTGAGAGTGATGACAAGGATGCAAACAATTACTGATATAATTCACCAAGACCCCTGCTGGTCTGTCATGGTCCTGTATGCCTTGCAAACTAACAACCTATCTTTCATGGTCTTTATCTTAGAAGGATCATAAATGTACAGCATGAACTGTATTTAGACTCTTTAGTGGGTGGAGGAGAGGAACTGGTACTGAGAAGAAAACATCTAGGAAGAGAAGAGAGGACATTCTGCCATTAGCTgttcatttttcataatttaagaTATGAGACATTCTCACTTACAGTGGACTTAAGGtcaaaataattatgaaaatctGCCACTACAGATTTTACTGCTTcttataagaaattaaaaagttatttaattaCAACATGCATTTTTAGTCGTGTTTAGTTTTTTGCTCTTCAACCAAAGATGCACCAGCAACTCTTAGAAAAAGATAGCTATGTTCTTTTTGTCTTAATGCCATAAATATGATCCATTCACATtggtttaactttttttatggaTCAGATGATAATCTGAGTGAGGATGATATGAATGAATGTGAAAAGGAGGACGCACTGGAAGGGGAGGATAACGGCGCGCAGCAGTCAGAGCATGTGAAGAAGAAATCCAAAGCAAACATCCCTATGAGGTATCATAttacaaatgtatattttaaaccCAAGTAAAACTGACTGTAAGGGAAAATTTTCTCACTTTTTCCATATTTACacaggaaaaggaaaaaaggaGGCCTCAAACTAGAAGAAGATACTGAGGGTTGTTCAGCAGACCAGCAGAAATGTGAAGATGGGCCAAAAGGAGATAATTTTGTAACTGAGTCAAAAGGGAACAATGAAGAGAAACAGAAGAAGAAAGCAGATGATCTTTGGGCTAGTTTTTTGAGTGATGTTGGCCCTCGAACCAAAGCAGCATCTGCAAGTACAGGCTCTCAGCAGGTAACCATCAACTCAAGAAAACGATCAAAGTGAAGTAagatatataatttattgtttttaattttcatgtACTAACATCAGATTTCTGCCTTGGCTCCGTTTGGGCTGAtgcgaaatattattattattattttttttttgtgtgtgtgttttattgtgtttttggttCAGTGTCTTTGTAGTCATGATACTACAGTCAGAATGCAttacttactttttaaatttaataaaattaattttttttcattttatgtattttgtgctCTTTATGTATCATGTATTTAATTGTCTCTTAGATTaatgtgcatgtttttgtttgtatctCTTATAGTCCACATCTACAACTGGCACAGATAAGCCCAGTAAACCCCCTACAGTGTCTCAGCAGCAGGAGGACAAACCAAAAGAATCCTCCAAAATCACAATTACCAAGGTGTTTGATTTTGCAGGAGAAGAAGTTCGGTAAGtggaacagttttttttttttttgtaactgtaAGCCTTTTACATggccaccagatggcagtataTATTCATTAATTAGATGTAGAGCTGAACATTCTCTGAACTATTCTTCAGAAATATGTTCTTTTTCAAAAGGTGGTTTGtgaagtttatttataaaaataaataaatatatatatatatatatatatatatatatatatatatatgtgcatgttattaatgaataaaaaaaacttattgaAATATTTGGGCCATTTCAGTGAATGCTGTCatttaatagttaataaaaatgcagtcGTCATCTTAGCATACTATTGCTGCTTTTCAATAATTCATTCCAGTACATTGTATTTATGAGccagtaaaatattaaaatcctgCCAAGCACTGACAAGCTCTGAACTCATTTGATGAACACAAGATGTTTTTATAGAATAAAAGTTTCTATGAATCACAATACATTGACCCCatacttaaatatatatgatacttaaaaatgtatgaatttcaCTGCACAAatgacaaaacattaaaatagtgatttctgcaaacaaatgaaaccaggtGTTGGTTCACTAATgtttgacaaccagaaaatcatattttatatatttttttaatgttgtgctTAAATTGCTTTTCGCTATATTTCTTAACCCTAAAACAGGCAAGAGTGGAAAATGATCagcaaaaaaatcatttcatgtCACTTTTTATATCAACTGGACTTAAgtaaaacatattcaaaataaatgttgtaatatttgatatattttggattttatgaGTTGTATCTCCCAGGTCACGTTGCCTGTTTAGGGTATAAAAAAACAGCCCAAGTGTAATAATTCtatgatttatttaatgcaaataaatatggattattcaaaatatgctCTGAAAAATGCTCTTGTCTTTTATGTGATTTCTgtgtattttctgtatattttctaCACCCCTCCCACCCCCCATAACCACCAATGGGGAACGCCAAACCTCCCCCAAACACCCCACCccacccctcacacacacaccaccccAGAATTCACAATAATGAAATATTCAGGGCGCAATTTACCTTGTGACACCATTCATTGTCAATATTGAGGATAATCCTTTTTTATACCCTAAACAGGCAAAGTATCTCAGGAGATACGCATATTTCAAAATGCGCTAAAAAACAACACGAACAACATAtgacttaattttctttttcaacgTCTCAAGATAATGTTCACAATTAATACTAATAGTTGTATTGCatttttttgctgaaaaaaGTAAGATTAAATTTTCTACATTTTCTGAATGTCCATCCCCATGGGCGGACGTGTCGGCTTTAggtcatatttatataaatataaataaataaaaaatgttttaaaatgcagaaTGAGTATTTTGAGCATTATATCTTTTGTTGTGGTCTACAGGGTCACCAAAGAGGTGGACGCAGACTCCCGAGAGGCCAAGAGTTTTctgaaggaggaggaggagaaggtgCTGAAGGAGACAGAAGAGTCCTCTGAGCCACAGCCGTCCGTACCGCTCTCCTCTGGATccaggtaccgccccagtgcaTGCCTTTAGTCCTGCATTTTGTTGTTCTGATCCTTCTCAGTACATGCGAAATTACAGTTTATAACCATTGTGTCagttaattaatgaaacaaagtggtttttaatggttttgttttgtgtttcagtGACGCAGAAGTGAATAACTCATTAGCGCTTAGACTATAATTAATTCTTTGTTATTGATGTTGTTATATTACAGTAATTAGATGTGATCTCCTTCAGTGGGGTTGGTGCTGGTAAATGGATGGAgacgtctgtgtgtgtttgccgTGCAGGGCTAGAGGGAATGTCAGACGTGTCATTGATCTCTGACAGCTATGATAGTGAGTCTTTGATCCTCTATAATTCCATATCTGCCTGTAGGGAAAACCAGCGATGACACACAAATATGTTTCAGCCGCAGTGTGCACAGATGTGTTGTATTTCCTCTACTGAACCAATCAAAAATGGCCCTTGTAGTCCAGACAGGATATCTGTGGAGTTTGTGTATGTTTAAGAATTAATCATTGTTGTGATCTTCCTCTGGTCTTCACCGCTCCTTACATAAGGTTGTTTTGGACAGGCGCACTCGTCTGTCCTCTGAGACCGTGAATGTTTGCTGAACAGGAAGTCATATTTTTCCCTGCACAGGATATACAGTATGGGGCGTTGGCTTGTGGAGCAGGAAAGCAGCTTGAACCCCACCTCTCTCATCCCTTTATCATCCAAACGACTTTCACTTAATGTCCACACTACAAATATTCTATAATTCACTCGGCCTCTGTCTGTACCTGGTTTTGATGGCTTCTAAGTGCTTGCATATCATTTCTCAGTCAATGTGACTTTAAATCAGGCCTCTTCAAATTCCAATGGCTGTTTTGCTCCAGCACAGCAGGGTTCCCGCTTCCTCTAGGCACTGAAGGAGCCTAAACACAAAGGGTACCTGTCTCCAGTATTCACTCGCTTCCCTTCTCTTCCTTTAAGCCTCTTTTGTGTGATTTGAGGTTAGAGGGCTTGAGTCAGCACTGTGgcgctctctctcacacacaggcACAGTGGCTCTCTGTTTCTCTACTTAACAGTGTCATACTGCGCCTCAATGCAGAACTGCTGACGATGGAAATACACTCGCTTCTTCCTTCCTTggcatttttgtaccctttccTTATGCACAGATCTTACTTTGTTACTGTGGTTGGCATAATTATGGAAAATGGTAAACCTTTACAGAAAAGGCtaacattatttaacattttagatATCACAAAGTAATGATTCATCATTACATCATTCACGAACaacgtttttttgttgtttgttttttttacagcatttattattctAGGTTATCATTCATTTCTGCGTTTGGTTTATAAATgagataaatattattttttgttaatttgtttgaTTATATGTTAATGGTAAATTGTGCATATTGTTTAGTGGTAAAAATATATTagtatacactaccgttcaaaagtttagggcaagatatttagtttttataagaaattaatacttttatttagtaagGACTAAATAAAGTCGATCAAATGCAAAAGGAGAGACTTTTAGATTGTTATACAATACGTCTATCTCGAATAAATGTTGTTCCTTTGAACGTCCTGAAAAAACACATCacgttaagaaaaaaaaatattaagcagcgtatctgtgttcaacattgatttgttaattataataagatatgtttcttgagcatagaataatttttaaaggatgatttgacactgaagacgaaTTCAGCCTTGTTATCGCAggaataaatagcattttaaatgtagtaaaatggaaaacaatttaacattttaacaatatttcatcacattgctgtttttattatatttttgatcaaataaatgcgcTCTTagtgagacttctttca containing:
- the tmem170a gene encoding transmembrane protein 170A, with amino-acid sequence MIAPLILREMQDEYNVGFVKQILSLNLVPRKNVTNCGRNDTSLCDFSEMWYGVFLWAVVSSLVFHLPAALLALATLRRHKMARFFPIGILLMGIIGPLFGGVLTSAAIAGVYKAAGKSMFSLEALVFGVGQSLCVFIISFLRVLATL
- the cfdp1 gene encoding craniofacial development protein 1, coding for MNYSDYDSDGYSSNEDEDYVPSDDNLSEDDMNECEKEDALEGEDNGAQQSEHVKKKSKANIPMRKRKKGGLKLEEDTEGCSADQQKCEDGPKGDNFVTESKGNNEEKQKKKADDLWASFLSDVGPRTKAASASTGSQQSTSTTGTDKPSKPPTVSQQQEDKPKESSKITITKVFDFAGEEVRVTKEVDADSREAKSFLKEEEEKVLKETEESSEPQPSVPLSSGSSAKRPVGMGSILNRIGAKKQKMSTLEKSKMDWDAFKTEEGISDELAIHNRGKEGYVERKNFLERVDHRQFELEKSVRLNNMKR